A window of the Scleropages formosus chromosome 21, fSclFor1.1, whole genome shotgun sequence genome harbors these coding sequences:
- the dnajc10 gene encoding dnaJ homolog subfamily C member 10 isoform X5 — MAVNSGELWFVNFYFPNCADCHDLEPTWREFAKEMEGLLRVAAVDCGYSGDVCKRKGITSYPTFLLIKAGMDEEKYLGDRSKESLTNFTMQFVKNKVTELWQGNVFGEIERAFVSGIGWIITFCAETGDCLSSEARQKLAGMLDGLANVGWMDCSRQPDLCASFDVTSSTTAYFSPSIQTEKQSTLFLQSLDTKEIYSEVLQRMPDVETLTKDIFSDKVARHRWLVSFSFGQAGLASHKYKKLKVLLKDLHIQVGKVDCITQAELCGSLYIQEPSIVVFKGLGINEFEIYHGGDMLYEVASFAKDSVRAHVTTLRPGHFPSDRKEPWLVEFFIPRCPPCHTLLPELRKASVQLFGQVKFGTLDCTVLKELCRKHNIRSYPTMVLFNQSSIHGYEGRHSAEGIVDFVEHLVNPVVVTLTPDTFQKLVKRRESTEAWLVDFYVPWCGPCQALLPEWRKVARMFSGIVRVGTVDCGKYQSFCEQEDVQAYPEIRLFPQSGSHPDRYQSYGGWSRDAASLRTWALESLPRASEDLSPEDLRKHVYSGKEHWVLDFSAPWCEPCQDFAPEFELLAHMMKGSVRAGKVDCHTHSQACEKAGIKSYPTVRFYPYLGSSKQDQAGEPINSRDASGMADALRRHLRQLSARSPRTSAKVKDEL; from the exons ATGGCTGTGAACTCTGGAGAGCTGTGGTTTGTGAATTTCTACTTCCCCAACTGTGCTGACTGCCATGACCTGGAGCCCACG TGGAGGGAGTTTGCCAAAGAGATGGAAGGGCTGCTGAGGGTCGCGGCAGTGGACTGTGGGTACAGCGGGGATGTGTGCAAGAGAAAAGGCATTACCAGCTACCCCACATTTCTGCTGATCAAGGCTGGAATG GATGAAGAGAAGTATTTGGGAGACCGATCGAAGGAGAGTTTGACCAACTTTACCATGCAGTTTGTGAAGAATAAAGTTACAGAGCTCTGGCAAG GTAATGTCTTTGGGGAGATCGAAAGAGCCTTCGTTTCAGGAATCGGCTGGATCATTACTTTTTGTGCCGAGACTGGAG acTGTCTGTCATCAGAAGCAAGACAGAAATTAGCTGGAATGCTG GATGGCCTCGCAAACGTGGGCTGGATGGACTGCTCCCGGCAGCCGGACCTGTGCGCCAGCTTCGACGTGACGTCCAGCACCACGGCCTACTTCTCCCCCAGCATCCAGACAGAGAAGCAGAGCACTCTG TTTCTTCAGAGCCTGGACACAAAGGAGATCTACTCTGAAGTGCTGCAAAGGATGCCAGATGTGGAAACACTTACAAAGGACATTTTTTCA GATAAAGTGGCTCGCCATCGCTGGCTAGTCAGCTTCTCCTTTGGACAGGCAGGCTTGGCATCTCACAAGTACAAAAAGCTGAAAGTACTTCTGAAGGATTTGCACATCCAG GTGGGGAAGGTTGACTGcatcacacaggctgagctctGTGGCTCCCTCTACATCCAGGAGCCCAGCATTGTGGTCTTCAAGGGACTTGGCATCAATGAGTTTGAAATCTACCATG GGGGTGACATGCTGTATGAAGTTGCATCCTTTGCGAAGGACAGTGTCCGTGCCCATGTGACAACCCTGAGGCCAGGACACTTCCCCAGTGACCGGAAGGAACCCTGGCTGGTGGAATTCTTCATTCCA CGCTGTCCTCCATGTCACACTCTCCTCCCCGAGCTTAGAAAGGCTTCCGTCCAGCTGTTTGGACAGGTCAAGTTCGGCACCCTGGACTGTACCGTGCTCAAGGAGCTCTGCCGCAAG CACAACATCCGCTCCTACCCCACGATGGTGCTCTTCAACCAGTCCAGCATCCACGGGTACGAGGGCCGCCACTCAGCCGAAGGCATTGTGGACTTCGTTGAG CACCTCGTCAATCCTGTGGTGGTCACCCTAACGCCAGACACCTTCCAAAAACTGGTGAAGCGCAGGGAGTCCACCGAGGCATGGCTGGTGGACTTCTACGTGCCCTGGTGTGGGCCCTGCCAGGCTCTGCTTCCTGAGTGGAGGAAGGTTGCCCGG atGTTCAGCGGCATTGTCAGGGTGGGCACTGTGGACTGTGGCAAGTACCAGTCCTTCTGTGAGCAAGAGGACGTCCAGGCCTACCCCGAGATCCGGCTCTTCCCACAGAGCGGCAGTCACCCGGACCGGTACCA GAGCTACGGTGGCTGGAGCCGGGACGCCGCCTCGCTCAGAACCTGGGCTCTAGA GTCACTGCCCCGGGCGTCTGAGGATCTGAGCCCCGAGGACCTCCGCAAGCACGTTTACAGCGGCAAGGAGCACTGGGTGCTGGACTTCTCTGCCCCGTGGTGCGAGCCCTGCCAGGACTTTGCCCCGGAGTTCGAGCTTCTCGCTCAC ATGATGAAGGGCAGTGTGAGAGCAGGAAAGGTGGACTGTCACACTCACTCGCAGGCCTGCGAGAAGGCAGGCATCAAGAGCTACCCCACTGTACGCTTTTACCCCTACCTGGGGTCAAGTAAG CAGGACCAGGCGGGAGAGCCCATAAACAGCAGAGATGCGAGCGGTATGGCGGACGCTCTGAGACGGCACCTCCGGCAGCTATCTGCTCGTTCTCCGAGAACATCCGCCAAAGTCAAG GATGAACTGTAG
- the dnajc10 gene encoding dnaJ homolog subfamily C member 10 isoform X1, with protein MTFFTPEREPCRVFKRPCGNTLLALIIIIASLVAISSTDEDYYGLLGVTKEASSREIRRAFKKHALATHPDTNPKSEGVHTRFLRVRRAYEVLTDEDLRRKYDRYGEKGLQDSQEIDGYRSYDFYRYDFGVYDDDLEIITLDREDFDMAVNSGELWFVNFYFPNCADCHDLEPTWREFAKEMEGLLRVAAVDCGYSGDVCKRKGITSYPTFLLIKAGMDEEKYLGDRSKESLTNFTMQFVKNKVTELWQGNVFGEIERAFVSGIGWIITFCAETGDCLSSEARQKLAGMLDGLANVGWMDCSRQPDLCASFDVTSSTTAYFSPSIQTEKQSTLFLQSLDTKEIYSEVLQRMPDVETLTKDIFSDKVARHRWLVSFSFGQAGLASHKYKKLKVLLKDLHIQVGKVDCITQAELCGSLYIQEPSIVVFKGLGINEFEIYHGGDMLYEVASFAKDSVRAHVTTLRPGHFPSDRKEPWLVEFFIPRCPPCHTLLPELRKASVQLFGQVKFGTLDCTVLKELCRKHNIRSYPTMVLFNQSSIHGYEGRHSAEGIVDFVEHLVNPVVVTLTPDTFQKLVKRRESTEAWLVDFYVPWCGPCQALLPEWRKVARMFSGIVRVGTVDCGKYQSFCEQEDVQAYPEIRLFPQSGSHPDRYQSYGGWSRDAASLRTWALESLPRASEDLSPEDLRKHVYSGKEHWVLDFSAPWCEPCQDFAPEFELLAHMMKGSVRAGKVDCHTHSQACEKAGIKSYPTVRFYPYLGSSKQDQAGEPINSRDASGMADALRRHLRQLSARSPRTSAKVKDEL; from the exons ATGACTTTCTTCACACCAGAGCGAGAGCCCTGCCGTGTCTTCAAGAGGCCATGTGGCAACACACTGTTGGCtttgatcatcatcatcgcctCTTTGGTGGCAATCAGTTCCACCGATGAAGATTATTATGGCTTGCTGGGAGTGACCAAGGAAGCGTCCAGCAGGGAGATCCGACGTGCCTTCAAAAAGCATGCTCTGGCCACGCACCCTGATACGAACCCG AAGAGCGAAGGTGTCCACACCAGGTTCCTGAGGGTTCGCAGGGCCTACGAGGTGCTGACGGACGAGGATCTGAGAAGGAAGTATGACAGATATGGAGAGAAGGGACTGCAGGATAGCCAGGAGATAGATGGATACAGAAGCTATGATTTTTACAGATACGACTTTG GTGTCTATGATGATGACCTTGAGATAATCACTTTAGATAGAGAGGACTTTG ACATGGCTGTGAACTCTGGAGAGCTGTGGTTTGTGAATTTCTACTTCCCCAACTGTGCTGACTGCCATGACCTGGAGCCCACG TGGAGGGAGTTTGCCAAAGAGATGGAAGGGCTGCTGAGGGTCGCGGCAGTGGACTGTGGGTACAGCGGGGATGTGTGCAAGAGAAAAGGCATTACCAGCTACCCCACATTTCTGCTGATCAAGGCTGGAATG GATGAAGAGAAGTATTTGGGAGACCGATCGAAGGAGAGTTTGACCAACTTTACCATGCAGTTTGTGAAGAATAAAGTTACAGAGCTCTGGCAAG GTAATGTCTTTGGGGAGATCGAAAGAGCCTTCGTTTCAGGAATCGGCTGGATCATTACTTTTTGTGCCGAGACTGGAG acTGTCTGTCATCAGAAGCAAGACAGAAATTAGCTGGAATGCTG GATGGCCTCGCAAACGTGGGCTGGATGGACTGCTCCCGGCAGCCGGACCTGTGCGCCAGCTTCGACGTGACGTCCAGCACCACGGCCTACTTCTCCCCCAGCATCCAGACAGAGAAGCAGAGCACTCTG TTTCTTCAGAGCCTGGACACAAAGGAGATCTACTCTGAAGTGCTGCAAAGGATGCCAGATGTGGAAACACTTACAAAGGACATTTTTTCA GATAAAGTGGCTCGCCATCGCTGGCTAGTCAGCTTCTCCTTTGGACAGGCAGGCTTGGCATCTCACAAGTACAAAAAGCTGAAAGTACTTCTGAAGGATTTGCACATCCAG GTGGGGAAGGTTGACTGcatcacacaggctgagctctGTGGCTCCCTCTACATCCAGGAGCCCAGCATTGTGGTCTTCAAGGGACTTGGCATCAATGAGTTTGAAATCTACCATG GGGGTGACATGCTGTATGAAGTTGCATCCTTTGCGAAGGACAGTGTCCGTGCCCATGTGACAACCCTGAGGCCAGGACACTTCCCCAGTGACCGGAAGGAACCCTGGCTGGTGGAATTCTTCATTCCA CGCTGTCCTCCATGTCACACTCTCCTCCCCGAGCTTAGAAAGGCTTCCGTCCAGCTGTTTGGACAGGTCAAGTTCGGCACCCTGGACTGTACCGTGCTCAAGGAGCTCTGCCGCAAG CACAACATCCGCTCCTACCCCACGATGGTGCTCTTCAACCAGTCCAGCATCCACGGGTACGAGGGCCGCCACTCAGCCGAAGGCATTGTGGACTTCGTTGAG CACCTCGTCAATCCTGTGGTGGTCACCCTAACGCCAGACACCTTCCAAAAACTGGTGAAGCGCAGGGAGTCCACCGAGGCATGGCTGGTGGACTTCTACGTGCCCTGGTGTGGGCCCTGCCAGGCTCTGCTTCCTGAGTGGAGGAAGGTTGCCCGG atGTTCAGCGGCATTGTCAGGGTGGGCACTGTGGACTGTGGCAAGTACCAGTCCTTCTGTGAGCAAGAGGACGTCCAGGCCTACCCCGAGATCCGGCTCTTCCCACAGAGCGGCAGTCACCCGGACCGGTACCA GAGCTACGGTGGCTGGAGCCGGGACGCCGCCTCGCTCAGAACCTGGGCTCTAGA GTCACTGCCCCGGGCGTCTGAGGATCTGAGCCCCGAGGACCTCCGCAAGCACGTTTACAGCGGCAAGGAGCACTGGGTGCTGGACTTCTCTGCCCCGTGGTGCGAGCCCTGCCAGGACTTTGCCCCGGAGTTCGAGCTTCTCGCTCAC ATGATGAAGGGCAGTGTGAGAGCAGGAAAGGTGGACTGTCACACTCACTCGCAGGCCTGCGAGAAGGCAGGCATCAAGAGCTACCCCACTGTACGCTTTTACCCCTACCTGGGGTCAAGTAAG CAGGACCAGGCGGGAGAGCCCATAAACAGCAGAGATGCGAGCGGTATGGCGGACGCTCTGAGACGGCACCTCCGGCAGCTATCTGCTCGTTCTCCGAGAACATCCGCCAAAGTCAAG GATGAACTGTAG
- the dnajc10 gene encoding dnaJ homolog subfamily C member 10 isoform X4, producing the protein MTFFTPEREPCRVFKRPCGNTLLALIIIIASLVAISSTDEDYYGLLGVTKEASSREIRRAFKKHALATHPDTNPKSEGVHTRFLRVRRAYEVLTDEDLRRKYDRYGEKGLQDSQEIDGYRSYDFYRYDFGVYDDDLEIITLDREDFDMAVNSGELWFVNFYFPNCADCHDLEPTWREFAKEMEGLLRVAAVDCGYSGDVCKRKGITSYPTFLLIKAGMDEEKYLGDRSKESLTNFTMQFVKNKVTELWQGNVFGEIERAFVSGIGWIITFCAETGDCLSSEARQKLAGMLDGLANVGWMDCSRQPDLCASFDVTSSTTAYFSPSIQTEKQSTLDKVARHRWLVSFSFGQAGLASHKYKKLKVLLKDLHIQVGKVDCITQAELCGSLYIQEPSIVVFKGLGINEFEIYHGGDMLYEVASFAKDSVRAHVTTLRPGHFPSDRKEPWLVEFFIPRCPPCHTLLPELRKASVQLFGQVKFGTLDCTVLKELCRKHNIRSYPTMVLFNQSSIHGYEGRHSAEGIVDFVEHLVNPVVVTLTPDTFQKLVKRRESTEAWLVDFYVPWCGPCQALLPEWRKVARMFSGIVRVGTVDCGKYQSFCEQEDVQAYPEIRLFPQSGSHPDRYQSYGGWSRDAASLRTWALESLPRASEDLSPEDLRKHVYSGKEHWVLDFSAPWCEPCQDFAPEFELLAHMMKGSVRAGKVDCHTHSQACEKAGIKSYPTVRFYPYLGSSKQDQAGEPINSRDASGMADALRRHLRQLSARSPRTSAKVKDEL; encoded by the exons ATGACTTTCTTCACACCAGAGCGAGAGCCCTGCCGTGTCTTCAAGAGGCCATGTGGCAACACACTGTTGGCtttgatcatcatcatcgcctCTTTGGTGGCAATCAGTTCCACCGATGAAGATTATTATGGCTTGCTGGGAGTGACCAAGGAAGCGTCCAGCAGGGAGATCCGACGTGCCTTCAAAAAGCATGCTCTGGCCACGCACCCTGATACGAACCCG AAGAGCGAAGGTGTCCACACCAGGTTCCTGAGGGTTCGCAGGGCCTACGAGGTGCTGACGGACGAGGATCTGAGAAGGAAGTATGACAGATATGGAGAGAAGGGACTGCAGGATAGCCAGGAGATAGATGGATACAGAAGCTATGATTTTTACAGATACGACTTTG GTGTCTATGATGATGACCTTGAGATAATCACTTTAGATAGAGAGGACTTTG ACATGGCTGTGAACTCTGGAGAGCTGTGGTTTGTGAATTTCTACTTCCCCAACTGTGCTGACTGCCATGACCTGGAGCCCACG TGGAGGGAGTTTGCCAAAGAGATGGAAGGGCTGCTGAGGGTCGCGGCAGTGGACTGTGGGTACAGCGGGGATGTGTGCAAGAGAAAAGGCATTACCAGCTACCCCACATTTCTGCTGATCAAGGCTGGAATG GATGAAGAGAAGTATTTGGGAGACCGATCGAAGGAGAGTTTGACCAACTTTACCATGCAGTTTGTGAAGAATAAAGTTACAGAGCTCTGGCAAG GTAATGTCTTTGGGGAGATCGAAAGAGCCTTCGTTTCAGGAATCGGCTGGATCATTACTTTTTGTGCCGAGACTGGAG acTGTCTGTCATCAGAAGCAAGACAGAAATTAGCTGGAATGCTG GATGGCCTCGCAAACGTGGGCTGGATGGACTGCTCCCGGCAGCCGGACCTGTGCGCCAGCTTCGACGTGACGTCCAGCACCACGGCCTACTTCTCCCCCAGCATCCAGACAGAGAAGCAGAGCACTCTG GATAAAGTGGCTCGCCATCGCTGGCTAGTCAGCTTCTCCTTTGGACAGGCAGGCTTGGCATCTCACAAGTACAAAAAGCTGAAAGTACTTCTGAAGGATTTGCACATCCAG GTGGGGAAGGTTGACTGcatcacacaggctgagctctGTGGCTCCCTCTACATCCAGGAGCCCAGCATTGTGGTCTTCAAGGGACTTGGCATCAATGAGTTTGAAATCTACCATG GGGGTGACATGCTGTATGAAGTTGCATCCTTTGCGAAGGACAGTGTCCGTGCCCATGTGACAACCCTGAGGCCAGGACACTTCCCCAGTGACCGGAAGGAACCCTGGCTGGTGGAATTCTTCATTCCA CGCTGTCCTCCATGTCACACTCTCCTCCCCGAGCTTAGAAAGGCTTCCGTCCAGCTGTTTGGACAGGTCAAGTTCGGCACCCTGGACTGTACCGTGCTCAAGGAGCTCTGCCGCAAG CACAACATCCGCTCCTACCCCACGATGGTGCTCTTCAACCAGTCCAGCATCCACGGGTACGAGGGCCGCCACTCAGCCGAAGGCATTGTGGACTTCGTTGAG CACCTCGTCAATCCTGTGGTGGTCACCCTAACGCCAGACACCTTCCAAAAACTGGTGAAGCGCAGGGAGTCCACCGAGGCATGGCTGGTGGACTTCTACGTGCCCTGGTGTGGGCCCTGCCAGGCTCTGCTTCCTGAGTGGAGGAAGGTTGCCCGG atGTTCAGCGGCATTGTCAGGGTGGGCACTGTGGACTGTGGCAAGTACCAGTCCTTCTGTGAGCAAGAGGACGTCCAGGCCTACCCCGAGATCCGGCTCTTCCCACAGAGCGGCAGTCACCCGGACCGGTACCA GAGCTACGGTGGCTGGAGCCGGGACGCCGCCTCGCTCAGAACCTGGGCTCTAGA GTCACTGCCCCGGGCGTCTGAGGATCTGAGCCCCGAGGACCTCCGCAAGCACGTTTACAGCGGCAAGGAGCACTGGGTGCTGGACTTCTCTGCCCCGTGGTGCGAGCCCTGCCAGGACTTTGCCCCGGAGTTCGAGCTTCTCGCTCAC ATGATGAAGGGCAGTGTGAGAGCAGGAAAGGTGGACTGTCACACTCACTCGCAGGCCTGCGAGAAGGCAGGCATCAAGAGCTACCCCACTGTACGCTTTTACCCCTACCTGGGGTCAAGTAAG CAGGACCAGGCGGGAGAGCCCATAAACAGCAGAGATGCGAGCGGTATGGCGGACGCTCTGAGACGGCACCTCCGGCAGCTATCTGCTCGTTCTCCGAGAACATCCGCCAAAGTCAAG GATGAACTGTAG
- the dnajc10 gene encoding dnaJ homolog subfamily C member 10 isoform X3, translated as MTFFTPEREPCRVFKRPCGNTLLALIIIIASLVAISSTDEDYYGLLGVTKEASSREIRRAFKKHALATHPDTNPKSEGVHTRFLRVRRAYEVLTDEDLRRKYDRYGEKGLQDSQEIDGYRSYDFYRYDFGVYDDDLEIITLDREDFDMAVNSGELWFVNFYFPNCADCHDLEPTWREFAKEMEGLLRVAAVDCGYSGDVCKRKGITSYPTFLLIKAGMDEEKYLGDRSKESLTNFTMQFVKNKVTELWQGNVFGEIERAFVSGIGWIITFCAETGDCLSSEARQKLAGMLDGLANVGWMDCSRQPDLCASFDVTSSTTAYFSPSIQTEKQSTLFLQSLDTKEIYSEVLQRMPDVETLTKDIFSDKVARHRWLVSFSFGQAGLASHKYKKLKVLLKDLHIQVGKVDCITQAELCGSLYIQEPSIVVFKGLGINEFEIYHGGDMLYEVASFAKDSVRAHVTTLRPGHFPSDRKEPWLVEFFIPRCPPCHTLLPELRKASVQLFGQVKFGTLDCTVLKELCRKHNIRSYPTMVLFNQSSIHGYEGRHSAEGIVDFVEHLVNPVVVTLTPDTFQKLVKRRESTEAWLVDFYVPWCGPCQALLPEWRKVARMFSGIVRVGTVDCGKYQSFCEQEDVQAYPEIRLFPQSGSHPDRSYGGWSRDAASLRTWALESLPRASEDLSPEDLRKHVYSGKEHWVLDFSAPWCEPCQDFAPEFELLAHMMKGSVRAGKVDCHTHSQACEKAGIKSYPTVRFYPYLGSSKQDQAGEPINSRDASGMADALRRHLRQLSARSPRTSAKVKDEL; from the exons ATGACTTTCTTCACACCAGAGCGAGAGCCCTGCCGTGTCTTCAAGAGGCCATGTGGCAACACACTGTTGGCtttgatcatcatcatcgcctCTTTGGTGGCAATCAGTTCCACCGATGAAGATTATTATGGCTTGCTGGGAGTGACCAAGGAAGCGTCCAGCAGGGAGATCCGACGTGCCTTCAAAAAGCATGCTCTGGCCACGCACCCTGATACGAACCCG AAGAGCGAAGGTGTCCACACCAGGTTCCTGAGGGTTCGCAGGGCCTACGAGGTGCTGACGGACGAGGATCTGAGAAGGAAGTATGACAGATATGGAGAGAAGGGACTGCAGGATAGCCAGGAGATAGATGGATACAGAAGCTATGATTTTTACAGATACGACTTTG GTGTCTATGATGATGACCTTGAGATAATCACTTTAGATAGAGAGGACTTTG ACATGGCTGTGAACTCTGGAGAGCTGTGGTTTGTGAATTTCTACTTCCCCAACTGTGCTGACTGCCATGACCTGGAGCCCACG TGGAGGGAGTTTGCCAAAGAGATGGAAGGGCTGCTGAGGGTCGCGGCAGTGGACTGTGGGTACAGCGGGGATGTGTGCAAGAGAAAAGGCATTACCAGCTACCCCACATTTCTGCTGATCAAGGCTGGAATG GATGAAGAGAAGTATTTGGGAGACCGATCGAAGGAGAGTTTGACCAACTTTACCATGCAGTTTGTGAAGAATAAAGTTACAGAGCTCTGGCAAG GTAATGTCTTTGGGGAGATCGAAAGAGCCTTCGTTTCAGGAATCGGCTGGATCATTACTTTTTGTGCCGAGACTGGAG acTGTCTGTCATCAGAAGCAAGACAGAAATTAGCTGGAATGCTG GATGGCCTCGCAAACGTGGGCTGGATGGACTGCTCCCGGCAGCCGGACCTGTGCGCCAGCTTCGACGTGACGTCCAGCACCACGGCCTACTTCTCCCCCAGCATCCAGACAGAGAAGCAGAGCACTCTG TTTCTTCAGAGCCTGGACACAAAGGAGATCTACTCTGAAGTGCTGCAAAGGATGCCAGATGTGGAAACACTTACAAAGGACATTTTTTCA GATAAAGTGGCTCGCCATCGCTGGCTAGTCAGCTTCTCCTTTGGACAGGCAGGCTTGGCATCTCACAAGTACAAAAAGCTGAAAGTACTTCTGAAGGATTTGCACATCCAG GTGGGGAAGGTTGACTGcatcacacaggctgagctctGTGGCTCCCTCTACATCCAGGAGCCCAGCATTGTGGTCTTCAAGGGACTTGGCATCAATGAGTTTGAAATCTACCATG GGGGTGACATGCTGTATGAAGTTGCATCCTTTGCGAAGGACAGTGTCCGTGCCCATGTGACAACCCTGAGGCCAGGACACTTCCCCAGTGACCGGAAGGAACCCTGGCTGGTGGAATTCTTCATTCCA CGCTGTCCTCCATGTCACACTCTCCTCCCCGAGCTTAGAAAGGCTTCCGTCCAGCTGTTTGGACAGGTCAAGTTCGGCACCCTGGACTGTACCGTGCTCAAGGAGCTCTGCCGCAAG CACAACATCCGCTCCTACCCCACGATGGTGCTCTTCAACCAGTCCAGCATCCACGGGTACGAGGGCCGCCACTCAGCCGAAGGCATTGTGGACTTCGTTGAG CACCTCGTCAATCCTGTGGTGGTCACCCTAACGCCAGACACCTTCCAAAAACTGGTGAAGCGCAGGGAGTCCACCGAGGCATGGCTGGTGGACTTCTACGTGCCCTGGTGTGGGCCCTGCCAGGCTCTGCTTCCTGAGTGGAGGAAGGTTGCCCGG atGTTCAGCGGCATTGTCAGGGTGGGCACTGTGGACTGTGGCAAGTACCAGTCCTTCTGTGAGCAAGAGGACGTCCAGGCCTACCCCGAGATCCGGCTCTTCCCACAGAGCGGCAGTCACCCGGACCG GAGCTACGGTGGCTGGAGCCGGGACGCCGCCTCGCTCAGAACCTGGGCTCTAGA GTCACTGCCCCGGGCGTCTGAGGATCTGAGCCCCGAGGACCTCCGCAAGCACGTTTACAGCGGCAAGGAGCACTGGGTGCTGGACTTCTCTGCCCCGTGGTGCGAGCCCTGCCAGGACTTTGCCCCGGAGTTCGAGCTTCTCGCTCAC ATGATGAAGGGCAGTGTGAGAGCAGGAAAGGTGGACTGTCACACTCACTCGCAGGCCTGCGAGAAGGCAGGCATCAAGAGCTACCCCACTGTACGCTTTTACCCCTACCTGGGGTCAAGTAAG CAGGACCAGGCGGGAGAGCCCATAAACAGCAGAGATGCGAGCGGTATGGCGGACGCTCTGAGACGGCACCTCCGGCAGCTATCTGCTCGTTCTCCGAGAACATCCGCCAAAGTCAAG GATGAACTGTAG